The genomic DNA TGGGAAAATTTGAGTAATCCTGGAATTGCAAAATTCCATCAAGCAATAGTAGACTTCCGCTCTTTAATCGCCTCTGATGCTTACCATGCCTGGTATAACCAACATAATCATCATGAAAAGTGGCTGGATGATGTGAACAAAGTGGTTACCTTTGAATACTGGGATCCCGCCCAGGATCGACGCCGGTTCATCGTCATTAATCTAACAGAGTCCACCCATCCCATCTACTCGATTAATCATGTCGCTCTCCCTCAAAATACTCGGTTTGAAGTCGTCCACCGTTCTGGAGTAGAGCAGTATTTAGGTCCATTACCGAATAGTGCCATTGGTGAAATAATCAGCGTCAGAGGGGAGCTCAACCAGAATCATCAGGTTACTATTCCTCAGGGATTACAACGCTATGAGGTCGTCGTGATGGACCAAGTCAAGGAAGAAGTTGGTCTTCTAGCTGATGGGAAAAGCTTGATCCTCGATTAGCAATAAAATAAAAATAGTTACCGATATTAGAGTCATTAAACTTGAAACAAGCATAGCCGGGGACAAGTATCCACTTTAAAAAATGGCTTGACAACCTTGGGGGATCAGCTCGTTTTGGGTAATTTCTTTGATTGCAGCCACGACATCGTCAGTGGTATACAATCGCACATCAGGATATTTTTTGGGCAAACGGGACTCTAGCATCGTCTGGAAAGAGTGATTGGGAAAGAATAAAACTTCAGCCTGACCTTCGTTTCCGATCGCGGCGTTGACTTCACCATACTCTTGTAAGAAAGATAAGCAAATCTGGGTAATCTCCTCATTCCCTGTCAACCGACCTTTGACTTGTTCACCGAGTCGCGCTTTGAAAGCAAATGCTGTAATCTCCATTGTTGATCTCCATATTAAATTTAATTAATATACATCAATATTATACGTGATTCATAAAGATTAAAAGGTGAGGAGAAAGACACTTTTTCATTAGGGTTAAGGAAGCAAACGAATGTCTAGCGATGCGCTCGTTCAGCTTGCGGCGAAGCTTAGAGCCTTTAGAGCTGGCTTCCCGCTTTGCCTGAAGCTTAGCTAGCTTCTGTATTGTCCGGCCAAATCTGCGTAACTTGGGTTAATGTCTGGCAATTATAATCAACGGACATCTCTTTTTTATTAGATCTTCTTGTCAATTTTATTGGTGATTAATATCACTTAATTTGTTCTTAAAAAATCGGCATGAGTTTCAATATTTACCTTCTCGATCATTTCCCTATTCCTAAAAACAATAACGTGCAAAATTATGCTTTCCAGCGATAATTCAAAGGGAGCGACAACACGGATAAATCATAACATTTCTTTAACCTCATTATACTCTCCCGTTCCTTCTAATTTATGGAGAAAACGACTCTATTTTTGTCAACTTTCTATGAAATTACCTTAACCTTAAGTAGCTATTTTGTTAATTTTTTCTTAATCTTAATTTCATCAGTACAAAATAACATAAATTTCAGTTATTTTTTTTCATCTAAGAGATTCAATAACTATGATAATTGCGTTTCTTATTGTTTTAGTAGTGACAGCGATTAGTCTTTTAATTATTTCTAAGTTACCAATTGAAATTGAGATTAATAGTCCCGTAGATGCTCTAATAGATTGTTAAAATTATATAAAATTGTTAGGTAATTTCTCTTGAAATGGATGTATAATTTTTGGTGTATTCACCAACTAACATAACTTTATTAAAAACTGAATAGAACCTAAATCAAAAGCTAATACATAATCAAGTTGATTGAACCTTTTTATTAGCTTATTACCGCGGTGATTATGCTGTTTGAGCAGCAATTTTACCGAATAATATATAGTGATTAGCCACGAAACCTTATTCTTCTTTCAAGATGAATTTGATTAGTTAATCTTTTAGGTTGAGTCTATCAAATTACTTTGAAATGATGAGTTTACTTCTGGAGAGTAATAGGGATAAAACTTATTTTGGGGGTGGCTAGGGTCTAGTGACTGCTTTTGCCACTGCAGTCATTATATTGAATCTGCTGGCTAGAAATATAGCTATTCGCTCTTCAAAACAGTGTCAATAAAATCAGGAAGAACAATCATGGTGGAAAGTATTGAAAGCAATCGTGCAGCAGCGGCAGCAACGGTTGAAGACGACCGCACGGGATTGAGTATCCCCACCTTGCGCCGCGCCCTAGCCGACAACCTGTTTTACATTCAGGGAAAGTTTCCGCGCATTGCCACGCCAAACGACTACTACATGGCTCTCGCTTATACCGTGCGCGATCGGCTCCTGCAGCGTTGGCTGAGTACCATCCGCACCTACTTAGACCAGAACGTCAAAGTCGTCAGTTATCTCTCGGCCGAATTCTTATTGGGACCTCACCTAGGCAATAACCTGATTAACCTTGGCATCTACGAGCAAGTGCAGCAAGCCGTCACCGAGTCCGGTCTAGATTTACCAACGCTGCTCGCCCAAGAAGAAGAGCCTGGGTTAGGGAATGGAGGATTAGGACGACTTGCCGCATGCTATCTCGAATCCTTAGCCACCCTAGAACTCCCTGCCGTCGGCTATGGGATTCGCTACGAATTCGGCATTTTTGACCAGGAAATTCGCGACGGTTGGCAAGTTGAAATTACCGATAAATGGCTCCAGTACGGCAATCCCTGGGAAATTGCTCGTCCT from Cyanobacteria bacterium GSL.Bin1 includes the following:
- a CDS encoding glycogen phosphorylase, with the protein product MVESIESNRAAAAATVEDDRTGLSIPTLRRALADNLFYIQGKFPRIATPNDYYMALAYTVRDRLLQRWLSTIRTYLDQNVKVVSYLSAEFLLGPHLGNNLINLGIYEQVQQAVTESGLDLPTLLAQEEEPGLGNGGLGRLAACYLESLATLELPAVGYGIRYEFGIFDQEIRDGWQVEITDKWLQYGNPWEIARP